TGGGTGTACACCTATTGTGGTAGTCGATGCCAACCTCGCCTTCTCGATGCTAAAACCCTAACGACCTTTTTTTTCTGGGTGGTTTCGAGGGGGGATAGACCGACCTTTGTAAAATCTTTTTTCCAACTGTCCTAAACTCAACCACGCAACAGCCGAAGAGAAAATCAGCGCTGTCACTGCAATGGATAGCTTAATCGAGAATATACCAAAGCCAAAGACAAGAAGTGGGGTAAGGGTCCAAGCAATGAGGGCTAGCCCCACCATCGCCTTCCGCAGTCGTTTGACATTTTTCAAGGCTTGAGAACAGCTGGCACAGTTAACCGTATGGGAATAGTACCGATCGAGCAGCTGATCGCGAGTCTGCTCCGGTGGCAGACTTTGGCCTGGGAAAGGATTGGCATGGAATCGTTCTTGCCATTGATGCAAAGCCAGCACAAACCGATCCGCTCGCGTTGGCAGATAAAAGGCTTGAGCAATCGACTTACTGTCTCTAGTACGCTCTAAATATCGCTCTTGAAAGTGCAAAAAGATTTGGTCATCTTCTAAGATGGCATTCTGCCCCAGATGAGAAAACCAAGTCGGGGTATGACTAATCATCCAAGCAGGCACCTTAGATGAGAATTGAAACGGGAATCGAGCAAAAATACGACACTCACCTTTACGCACTGGTGTGGCATAAACAACTGTCAACGTGCGACCAAACTGACTAGACGTCAAGTCATGCCACATCAAACCAGGAGCCACAAACGTTGTAGTTTGAGTTCCCAATTTTCCTTGGCGAGGACCTTCTTCCCACACTCCTGAAAATCCTTGTTTCCCTGATTCCATGACTTCCAGCTCAACCGGCCCCGCATTGCTGCGGTTTCCGACTGAGCGGTGGTGAGTGTAGGGCAAGTGGCTAGGATCTAAAACATTTTCGAGCAGCGTGAGGACATCGTAGGGCAGATCGCGAAATCCATTGAGAATAATCCAGTCTTCAGGGGACTCGTCAAGTGCATCCACAA
The Acaryochloris marina S15 genome window above contains:
- a CDS encoding Rieske 2Fe-2S domain-containing protein, with the translated sequence MKSSLTLVDVEQTPPHLSDTPLTTADIASKGQTLPAGGDDPNRFDWQEVWYPIAYVSDLDKDKLTTFTLLERDLVIWWDHNADTWRVFADQCPHRLARLSEGRIDEDGLIECPYHGWAFSGTGDCERIPQQVSGRSAESSPRACVDSFPISIQQGLLFTYAGQPERAASTPVPIVDALDESPEDWIILNGFRDLPYDVLTLLENVLDPSHLPYTHHRSVGNRSNAGPVELEVMESGKQGFSGVWEEGPRQGKLGTQTTTFVAPGLMWHDLTSSQFGRTLTVVYATPVRKGECRIFARFPFQFSSKVPAWMISHTPTWFSHLGQNAILEDDQIFLHFQERYLERTRDSKSIAQAFYLPTRADRFVLALHQWQERFHANPFPGQSLPPEQTRDQLLDRYYSHTVNCASCSQALKNVKRLRKAMVGLALIAWTLTPLLVFGFGIFSIKLSIAVTALIFSSAVAWLSLGQLEKRFYKGRSIPPRNHPEKKGR